tcttgttttatcttttctatgagattttctatatacaataaaatataatatgctTGTAACAAACGTATATGGTCTGCATCAGGATggaaatataaatgtgtattagCAATAACTAAAACATCTAATGGTCTTTCTCTTGATCGCAGTGCAATTACCTATTACacaattatctttatatataattcatatttatcttAATAAGTAGTAAagaaaagttagaaaaaataatattttaatatttcacctGTGCAGTTGTATTTCTCTGTAAAAAccgtttctttactttttcattctctatttTTGACCAAATAAGTGCAAATTTAGGCATTTCAGTATTATGCCCTATAACAGTACAATCAAAACTCAGTTGTTCAAATCtttcttcattaaaaaatattgcaagaCCCTCTGATGATTCACTCTTTGTATTGAACATacttttatattgtaataaagataaagttgGCATAAGATCATTATCATAAATCTTATTATCTACTTCTTGGAGACAAATTATATCCGAGTTAAATCctaaagaaacagaaaaaaaaatttcattattgttCCTacctatcattttttttatcaatactatatatttaatataaatttacctATTAATTCTTTCAGTATAAGTTGCTTTCGATAATCTATCTCTAAAGCATATTCTGGACAatatggaaataaattttctttactgTAACTGGTACTGGCATATACATTagctaatatattatatgatgtAACTCTAAaactaaatttataaaaattcagatatatttcaatctataattttacaagaaaGCACATCAGTAGATAGTttgatgtaattatttttttatttttcaaataattaccTCTTGCCTGTTAACttaaattttgtaaacatATGGCGAGTATCAAATGGGCAATTTCCTGGACCTGCTTCTACAACTTTCTTAGATTCCACTTCAATGGAAGGTCCACTTTCTGTCTCATTTCGTGGAGTACAATTTAACTTTAATCTATAACCAATATCAGATACATTTGGTGTATACAAATATCCATCTCCAATGTGCAACCAAATTTTTTTAGGatcttttatatcatttttgtaccatttaaaaatagataactttttattagtatataatgattcaaatttattaGGATATAATGGAAAGCCAGATAATAAAGATGATGGTAATGTTATAACATTAACAATCggcatatttttctttataacaaATGTAGTATCAAAAATTACtaattttagattatttaCATCTTCTAAAATTGTTTCACATAAAGTATCACCATTGACTTTAATATCGTTtttgtataagtatatatttttttttatagctttATCCACTTCTTcactatatttctttctctttctaattataattttagtaaCATTGCAATTGATTCTATTGAGAAATGCATCAACTCTTTCACTTATGTTTCTTGAAAAGTTGAATTGACGATTCACATTTAAAGTAGGATATTCAAGGCGAAACATAAAATCAAATGTTTCTGCTCCATTTTCATGATATAAAAATGCTTCACCGCTATTTAAAACCATTTTTGGTTTTGCGGATTTATAACGAATTTGTAAATTTACACGTGATATTTTTATCAGTGAGGTTAGTTGACTTTTTTGAGTAGaacaataattcataaatatattgaacATTATACAGAACGATCAagattatcaataatttcgaaataatcacattagaaataatatgcTGTCGTCAAATCAATTATTGAACGAAAATATACATTCGTAGCTAAAGAACATTGAATTTTCATATTCTGTAGATTAAATTGTTTGAGATACTGTCGATAAGATCGTACTGCGTTATTACCGATATGGCAATACTacaacttttttttaacaaaatattatttactattaaaaaatcatctaACAAATACGTATACTGCTATATCCACTATCGATttgatatatatcaataaaaatctatataaataaatatatagataattatctacatcaataaatttatcttaccttttttgttcttcccaTTGTtctttaaacaatttatttacttctttacTAGTTGGGATCCtaaaatacaaaaac
This DNA window, taken from Vespula vulgaris chromosome 19, iyVesVulg1.1, whole genome shotgun sequence, encodes the following:
- the LOC127070755 gene encoding 2',5'-phosphodiesterase 12 isoform X3; this encodes MFNIFMNYCSTQKSQLTSLIKISRVNLQIRYKSAKPKMVLNSGEAFLYHENGAETFDFMFRLEYPTLNVNRQFNFSRNISERVDAFLNRINCNVTKIIIRKRKKYSEEVDKAIKKNIYLYKNDIKVNGDTLCETILEDVNNLKLVIFDTTFVIKKNMPIVNVITLPSSLLSGFPLYPNKFESLYTNKKLSIFKWYKNDIKDPKKIWLHIGDGYLYTPNVSDIGYRLKLNCTPRNETESGPSIEVESKKVVEAGPGNCPFDTRHMFTKFKLTGKSFRVTSYNILANVYASTSYSKENLFPYCPEYALEIDYRKQLILKELIGFNSDIICLQEVDNKIYDNDLMPTLSLLQYKSMFNTKSESSEGLAIFFNEERFEQLSFDCTVIGHNTEMPKFALIWSKIENEKVKKRFLQRNTTAQHPQSNVSILLCGDFNSVPECGIYQLMTENYIPENYKDWSSNLEETVKDVSLTYNVRFASACGTPIYTNYTPEFSGCLDYIFYEKNKLEVEQVIPLPNDEELALYVGLPSIVLPSDHISLCADLKWIT
- the LOC127070755 gene encoding 2',5'-phosphodiesterase 12 isoform X1 is translated as MFNIFMNYCSTQKSQLTSLIKISRVNLQIRYKSAKPKMVLNSGEAFLYHENGAETFDFMFRLEYPTLNVNRQFNFSRNISERVDAFLNRINCNVTKIIIRKRKKYSEEVDKAIKKNIYLYKNDIKVNGDTLCETILEDVNNLKLVIFDTTFVIKKNMPIVNVITLPSSLLSGFPLYPNKFESLYTNKKLSIFKWYKNDIKDPKKIWLHIGDGYLYTPNVSDIGYRLKLNCTPRNETESGPSIEVESKKVVEAGPGNCPFDTRHMFTKFKLTGKSFRVTSYNILANVYASTSYSKENLFPYCPEYALEIDYRKQLILKELIGFNSDIICLQEVDNKIYDNDLMPTLSLLQYKSMFNTKSESSEGLAIFFNEERFEQLSFDCTVIGHNTEMPKFALIWSKIENEKVKKRFLQRNTTAQVIALRSRERPLDVLVIANTHLYFHPDADHIRLLQAYYILLYIENLIEKIKQEHPQSNVSILLCGDFNSVPECGIYQLMTENYIPENYKDWSSNLEETVKDVSLTYNVRFASACGTPIYTNYTPEFSGCLDYIFYEKNKLEVEQVIPLPNDEELALYVGLPSIVLPSDHISLCADLKWIT